The following nucleotide sequence is from Streptomyces leeuwenhoekii.
CCCATGAAGACCGCCCACCAGGGCGGCGGAGAGGGCGGAGACCGTCCGAAGCCGGCCGCCAGCGGCTCCACCCTCTGGTCCTTCGAGGTGGTGCAGCAGGCCGCCCCGAAGAGCGAGTAGCCCTCCGGGCCCTCCCCGCACCCGCCCGGGGCTCAGCGCCCCGCGGCGAACGCCAGGAACCGCCCCCAGGAGGCGCCGGCGAAGGTGAGACGGGCGCCGTTCACGTCCTTGGAGTCACGGACGTGGACGGCGGGGGCGGCTGCCGCCACCTCGACGCAGTCGGGGCCGTCGTTGCCGCTGTAGCTGCTCTTGGTCCAGTTCAGCTCGGGGGTCATGGGTCTCCCGGGGGCTCAGTGTTCCGCGGTGAATGCCAGGAACTGGTTCCAGGTGGTGTCGGTGAAGGTGAGGCGGGCGCCGTCCCGGTTCTTGGAGTCGCGGACGTGGACGGCGGGGGTGGTGGGGGCTATGGCTACCTCGACGCAGTCGGGGCCGTCGTTGCTGCTGTAGCTGCTCTTGAACCACTCCAGCGCGGAGGTCATGTCTCTTCTCCCAGTACTTTCTCGACGAAGGCCAGGGACTCCCGGGGAGTGAGAGCCTGCGCCCGGATCATTCCATAACGCATCTCCAGGATCTGGACGTCCCGTGGTTCGCTGATCACGCGGCTGTGTAGCTGGCCCTCCGAGTGCCCCAGGGTCTTGCCGTCCCGTAGTTTCAGCAGCCGCATCGGCCCGCCCATACCCGCGTGATCCTCCCGGTCGGTAGGCATCACCTGGATCGCGACATGCCGCAAGCTGCTGATGTCCAACAAGCGCTCGAGTTGCTGTCGCAGCACCATTCTGCCGCCGATGGGCCGCCGCAGGGTCACCTCTTCCAAGACGAAGGTGAGCAACGGCGCAGGTACTCGCTCGAATACACGCTGCCGGGCCATACGGGCGGCGACCTGCCGGTTGATCTCGTCCTCCGTGTAGGCGGGACTCCGCATGGCAAACAGCGCTCGCGCGTACGCCTCGGTCTGCAACAGGCCGTGCATATTGTGGGTGGCGTACGCTCCCAACTCGACGGCCTCGTCCTCTAGCTTTGCCAAGTCCCGTACCTGCTTGGGGTACCGAGCCTTCTCCACGTCCTCCTTCATCGCGGACAGCTTGCCGCCCGCCCCGACCACCTCGTCCGCGTTGTCCAGGAACTCCGGCTTGGGCACCCGGCGTCCGCACTCGACGGACGCGACCATCTCCTCGCCGTACCCGATCGCGGCCCCGAACTCCGCCCGCCGTAGCCCGGCCGCCTCACGCCACATTTTGATCTGCCGACCGACCGCCCTGAGTACCGCCGCGGCCTCCTCGTCCTCCACCTCTTCTCCTCCCGTTGTACGAGCCGTACGACCACGTCAGGCAGCCGGACAGTGACCGTCCGTACCCAGGTCGCGGCTGTTCAGAGTAGGGACGGTCGGCCACGCTGGGTGACATGACCCGGAATTCGGCCCCCGAAATGATGGACGTGAAACGGAACTTCGCGATTCAGCTCTCCTCGACGCGCCGCGGCGCCCGACTCGCGCGGCTCCTGACCGAGCGCCAGCTCGACGACTGGGGCGTGCCCTCCCGGGGCGCGGCCCAGATCGTGGCGGAGCTGGCGTCGAACGCCGTGCTCCACGGCCGGGTCCCGGGCCGCGATTTCCGGCTGCGGCTGAAGCTGCTGGGCGACGGCACCCTCCGTATCGAGGTCACGGACGCCCGGGGCGACCGGGTCCCGCGCGTCCGGGGGCCGGTGACCCCGGACGCGGAGTCGGGCCGGGGGCTGCGGATCGTGGCGGCGTTCGCGGATCGCTGGGGTGTGGACGAG
It contains:
- a CDS encoding DUF397 domain-containing protein — protein: MTPELNWTKSSYSGNDGPDCVEVAAAAPAVHVRDSKDVNGARLTFAGASWGRFLAFAAGR
- a CDS encoding DUF397 domain-containing protein yields the protein MTSALEWFKSSYSSNDGPDCVEVAIAPTTPAVHVRDSKNRDGARLTFTDTTWNQFLAFTAEH
- a CDS encoding helix-turn-helix domain-containing protein; amino-acid sequence: MEDEEAAAVLRAVGRQIKMWREAAGLRRAEFGAAIGYGEEMVASVECGRRVPKPEFLDNADEVVGAGGKLSAMKEDVEKARYPKQVRDLAKLEDEAVELGAYATHNMHGLLQTEAYARALFAMRSPAYTEDEINRQVAARMARQRVFERVPAPLLTFVLEEVTLRRPIGGRMVLRQQLERLLDISSLRHVAIQVMPTDREDHAGMGGPMRLLKLRDGKTLGHSEGQLHSRVISEPRDVQILEMRYGMIRAQALTPRESLAFVEKVLGEET
- a CDS encoding ATP-binding protein, with protein sequence MTRNSAPEMMDVKRNFAIQLSSTRRGARLARLLTERQLDDWGVPSRGAAQIVAELASNAVLHGRVPGRDFRLRLKLLGDGTLRIEVTDARGDRVPRVRGPVTPDAESGRGLRIVAAFADRWGVDEGLVPAKTVWAELTPGHGDR